In Paenibacillus sonchi, a single genomic region encodes these proteins:
- a CDS encoding BglG family transcription antiterminator: protein MMKKITARQRQILWILLGVKEEITAAEIAESTGVSVRTVHREMEDIERLLGDFGLDLIRKSGKGIALSGSEAALAELRLFLREEKPAEYSGEDRKIYELCTLLEAEEPVKLFTLAHSLKVTVATISYDLDELEPWVRKFGLELVRRRGYGVEITGQEADKRRAICRLAAEYLDLSDLVGHTPRTESNPVFRLLLTTVGKVSLMTVESILWDMEWKWTAELPEIVYMEMLLGLAVTTRRIEIGRGINSGEEAGFSRVSDHRSIAGAEQFAKRLEAALGQEFARAEILYMAGLFDRVQESFSSSGVAYGDMELMEIVYRLTESVAKRTGLPFERDRSLREGLLEHMDPALKRIREGTRIRNPLLGPIRKDYDYLFNIVRAAAQDIQLELTIPDEEIGFLVMHFGASMERLNQLKRSVRAILVCASGLSSSRLLATRLAKEMPQIEVLGNISWYEAARLPGTDYDLIISTIDLPIDKERYIKISPLLTGEEIEKLLKYIQNITLKSREPASPGESDQPVREEAALDRLKSYKGILDEAVSLLERFRFHPLDNTGLSLSRTLAGMLELLNGSGVVGDAGIVLERLLERERMASQVIPDTGLALFHTRSSHVHMSSLTLYRLSQPVLLEGGTEVRVILLMLAPRRLSRESLEVLSEISALLLNSELVKLLEERTEPEIRRYLSSELLHFFENKM, encoded by the coding sequence ATGATGAAAAAAATTACCGCAAGACAGCGCCAGATTCTATGGATTCTCTTGGGTGTGAAGGAAGAGATCACTGCTGCAGAAATCGCCGAGTCGACCGGGGTAAGCGTGCGGACGGTTCACCGGGAGATGGAGGATATTGAGCGGCTGCTGGGGGATTTCGGGCTTGATCTGATCAGGAAATCGGGAAAAGGCATCGCCTTGAGCGGATCTGAGGCCGCTCTTGCGGAGCTGCGTCTGTTTTTGCGGGAAGAAAAGCCTGCGGAATACTCCGGGGAGGACCGCAAAATTTATGAGCTTTGCACGCTGCTGGAAGCCGAAGAACCGGTGAAGCTGTTCACGCTGGCCCATTCGCTCAAGGTAACGGTGGCGACGATCAGCTATGACCTGGATGAGCTGGAGCCGTGGGTCCGCAAATTCGGTCTGGAGCTGGTCCGAAGGCGGGGGTACGGTGTTGAGATTACAGGTCAGGAAGCCGACAAGCGCCGGGCCATCTGCCGGCTGGCCGCTGAGTATCTGGACCTGTCCGATCTGGTAGGACATACGCCGCGGACCGAGAGCAACCCGGTTTTCCGCCTTTTGCTGACTACCGTAGGCAAAGTAAGCCTGATGACTGTGGAGAGCATACTGTGGGACATGGAATGGAAGTGGACCGCGGAGCTTCCCGAAATCGTCTACATGGAAATGCTGCTGGGTCTGGCTGTGACCACCCGGCGGATCGAGATCGGCCGGGGGATCAACAGCGGCGAAGAAGCCGGATTCTCCCGGGTATCCGATCACCGCAGCATTGCCGGAGCGGAGCAGTTCGCGAAGCGGCTGGAAGCGGCACTCGGACAGGAGTTTGCCCGCGCGGAGATTCTCTACATGGCCGGATTGTTCGACCGGGTACAGGAGTCGTTCTCCTCAAGCGGCGTCGCTTACGGCGATATGGAGCTGATGGAGATCGTATACAGGCTGACAGAGAGTGTGGCGAAGCGCACGGGGCTGCCTTTTGAGCGGGACCGTTCGCTGCGTGAAGGGTTGCTGGAGCATATGGACCCGGCGCTGAAGCGGATCCGGGAAGGCACGCGTATCCGTAATCCGCTGCTTGGGCCCATCCGCAAGGATTATGATTATTTATTCAACATTGTCCGCGCGGCTGCCCAGGATATCCAGCTGGAGCTGACGATTCCGGACGAAGAGATCGGTTTTCTGGTCATGCATTTTGGCGCATCCATGGAGAGGCTGAACCAGCTGAAGCGAAGTGTCCGGGCAATTCTGGTCTGTGCCAGCGGCCTCAGCTCCTCCAGGCTGCTCGCCACAAGGCTGGCCAAGGAAATGCCGCAGATTGAGGTGCTCGGCAACATCTCCTGGTATGAGGCCGCGCGTCTGCCCGGTACGGATTATGATCTGATTATTTCTACGATTGACCTGCCGATCGACAAGGAACGCTATATCAAAATCAGCCCCCTGCTTACAGGGGAAGAAATAGAGAAGCTGCTGAAATATATCCAAAATATCACGCTGAAGAGCCGGGAACCGGCTTCACCCGGCGAGTCTGATCAGCCGGTCCGTGAGGAAGCCGCGCTGGACCGGCTGAAGAGCTACAAGGGAATTTTGGATGAGGCGGTCAGCCTGCTGGAGCGGTTCCGCTTCCACCCGCTGGACAATACCGGCTTGTCCTTATCCCGTACGCTGGCCGGAATGCTGGAGCTTTTGAATGGCAGCGGTGTGGTCGGTGACGCCGGTATCGTGCTGGAGCGCCTGCTGGAGCGGGAGCGGATGGCCAGCCAGGTGATTCCGGATACAGGGCTTGCGCTGTTCCACACCCGGAGCAGCCATGTCCATATGTCCTCCTTGACACTGTACCGGCTGAGTCAGCCGGTGCTATTGGAGGGCGGAACCGAGGTCCGCGTTATTTTGCTGATGCTGGCTCCGCGCAGGCTGTCCAGGGAGAGTCTGGAGGTGCTCAGCGAGATCAGCGCCCTGCTGCTGAATTCGGAGCTGGTCAAACTGCTGGAGGAACGGACAGAGCCCGAGATCAGGCGGTATTTATCGTCGGAGCTGCTTCATTTTTTTGAAAATAAAATGTGA
- a CDS encoding PTS sugar transporter subunit IIA codes for MSILSENKVIMNGAAKDKYEAITMAGKLLVDAGHVTEEYVPKMLEREEVVSTYMGGGLAIPHGTKEARPFIKSTGLSVIRFPDGVDFGGDEPAFVVIGIAAAGDGHMEVLTNVAMIFTEDDAIERVMNAPTPADVIAIFEGGLE; via the coding sequence ATGAGTATACTGTCTGAAAATAAAGTGATTATGAACGGTGCCGCCAAAGATAAATACGAAGCGATCACTATGGCTGGAAAGCTGCTTGTCGATGCTGGACATGTAACAGAGGAATATGTGCCCAAGATGCTGGAGCGCGAAGAGGTGGTGTCCACCTATATGGGCGGAGGGCTGGCGATACCCCATGGCACCAAGGAAGCCAGACCTTTTATCAAATCCACCGGGCTGTCGGTAATCCGTTTTCCGGACGGTGTGGATTTTGGCGGGGATGAGCCGGCTTTTGTGGTCATTGGCATTGCAGCCGCCGGAGACGGGCATATGGAAGTGCTGACGAATGTGGCGATGATTTTTACGGAAGACGATGCGATTGAACGGGTGATGAATGCCCCTACCCCGGCTGATGTCATTGCAATCTTCGAAGGAGGACTGGAGTAA
- a CDS encoding mannitol-1-phosphate 5-dehydrogenase: protein MKAVHFGAGNIGRGFIGLLLSQAGYEVCFVDVNEAFVSQLQERKEYPVTLASEGQETVIVKNVTALSSVTHAEEVAASIAEADLVTTAVGVTILKHIAGVVAEGIRRRVAVSSAPLHVIACENAIGGSAQLKELVYAKLDGESRSKADDSVAFPNAAVDRIVPLQQHEDILKVVVEPFYEWVIDSSQMIPGYVPVAGVHYVDNLEPYIERKLFTVNTGHCSAAYLGYLRGYETIQQAMADEALTAQVREVLEETGAVLIQKHGFNKAQHSKYIDKILERFRNPALTDEVSRVGRSPLRKLSPNDRLVSPALQAYDRGLGYAALTRSMAGALLFDVQDDPEALELQAAIAELGAEAAVTKYTGIAADHAVHQSVMSEYGKLK, encoded by the coding sequence ATGAAAGCGGTCCATTTCGGTGCGGGCAATATCGGCAGAGGTTTTATCGGCTTGCTGCTGTCGCAGGCAGGGTATGAGGTATGCTTCGTAGATGTTAATGAGGCTTTTGTATCCCAGCTTCAGGAGCGGAAGGAATATCCGGTGACATTGGCCAGCGAAGGCCAGGAAACCGTGATCGTCAAAAATGTGACTGCGCTGAGCAGCGTGACCCATGCGGAGGAAGTGGCGGCGTCCATTGCTGAAGCTGATCTGGTCACAACGGCTGTCGGAGTGACCATCCTTAAGCATATTGCCGGTGTGGTTGCGGAAGGCATCCGCAGACGGGTGGCAGTCTCCTCCGCTCCGCTGCATGTCATTGCCTGCGAAAATGCCATCGGCGGCAGCGCCCAGCTCAAAGAGCTGGTGTATGCCAAGCTGGACGGGGAGTCCCGCTCCAAAGCGGATGACTCCGTTGCTTTTCCGAATGCGGCTGTGGACCGGATTGTGCCGCTGCAGCAGCATGAGGATATCCTGAAGGTAGTGGTGGAGCCATTCTACGAATGGGTTATTGACTCCTCGCAGATGATTCCCGGATATGTGCCTGTAGCGGGGGTTCATTATGTGGACAATCTTGAGCCATACATTGAGCGCAAACTGTTCACGGTGAACACGGGACACTGCTCGGCTGCCTATCTGGGCTACCTGCGGGGCTATGAGACGATCCAGCAGGCCATGGCCGATGAAGCCCTGACTGCACAGGTGCGTGAAGTGCTGGAGGAAACCGGTGCAGTGCTGATTCAGAAGCATGGCTTCAATAAGGCGCAGCACAGCAAGTATATCGACAAAATCCTGGAACGCTTCCGCAACCCGGCGCTGACGGATGAAGTGTCCCGTGTCGGCCGCTCGCCGCTGCGCAAGCTGTCCCCGAATGACCGCCTGGTCTCTCCGGCATTGCAAGCGTATGACAGAGGACTGGGCTATGCGGCCCTGACCCGTTCCATGGCGGGAGCCTTGCTGTTTGATGTGCAGGATGATCCTGAAGCTCTTGAGCTTCAGGCTGCGATTGCAGAGTTAGGCGCCGAAGCCGCTGTAACAAAATACACAGGTATTGCTGCAGACCATGCGGTGCACCAGTCCGTAATGTCGGAGTATGGTAAATTGAAATAA
- the spoVAC gene encoding stage V sporulation protein AC, whose protein sequence is MPAKTRKSGVKLKLDTLTPNDYEKLSKPYVPSRPVFKNCIRAFLSGGLICLIGQGIQEAFMAGFDMTSKEAASPTVAILILISVILTSFGVYDKLAQWCGAGTAVPVTGFANSMCSAALEHRAEGLVLGVGANMFKLAGSVIVFGVVAAFVVGVIYAILGFGGGHL, encoded by the coding sequence TTGCCGGCAAAAACCAGAAAATCAGGGGTTAAGCTGAAGCTTGACACTCTGACCCCGAACGATTATGAAAAATTGTCCAAGCCTTACGTTCCGTCCCGTCCGGTGTTCAAAAACTGTATCCGCGCTTTCCTCTCGGGCGGTTTGATCTGTCTGATTGGACAAGGCATTCAGGAGGCATTTATGGCAGGCTTTGATATGACTTCAAAGGAAGCTGCCAGCCCGACTGTTGCCATACTGATCTTAATCTCCGTGATTCTAACAAGCTTTGGCGTATATGACAAGCTTGCGCAATGGTGCGGTGCAGGCACGGCAGTTCCTGTCACGGGGTTCGCCAACAGCATGTGCTCCGCAGCGCTTGAGCACCGGGCGGAAGGACTTGTGCTAGGGGTAGGAGCCAACATGTTCAAGCTGGCAGGATCTGTTATTGTGTTCGGGGTAGTCGCCGCATTTGTCGTAGGCGTAATCTATGCCATTTTGGGCTTTGGAGGTGGACACCTATGA
- the spoVAD gene encoding stage V sporulation protein AD → MKQLGSQTWQYTTRPVILGSSAVVGPEEGEGPLTSDFDFIYDSLKMGEKTWEKAERALFEKASKLALINASLEQEQLEFFVGGDLMNQIISSSFAARQLGVPYLGVFGACSTSMESLAIASMIVDSGGGKYALAGTSSHNCTVEKQFRYPTEYGSQKPPTAQYTVTGSGCAVIGRDDGTSAGPHVVMATMGRIMDLGLKDPFNMGAAMAPAAADTITAHFRDTALSPGYYDLIVTGDLASVGLPIAKDLLAKEGIPMEQTEFNDCGLLIYDLDKQKYVIAGGSGCGCSATVTYGHILKRMKKGELKRVLVVATGALLSPLSYQQGETIPCVAHAVALEMGGDEA, encoded by the coding sequence ATGAAGCAGCTTGGGAGCCAGACGTGGCAGTATACAACCCGTCCGGTTATTCTCGGCTCCTCTGCAGTTGTTGGCCCAGAGGAAGGGGAGGGGCCTCTGACTTCAGATTTTGATTTTATTTATGATTCGCTGAAAATGGGCGAGAAAACATGGGAGAAAGCCGAGCGCGCCCTTTTCGAAAAAGCCTCCAAGCTGGCACTCATCAATGCTTCGCTGGAGCAGGAACAACTGGAATTTTTCGTCGGGGGCGATCTGATGAATCAGATTATCAGCAGTTCCTTTGCGGCGAGACAGCTGGGTGTGCCTTACCTGGGAGTATTCGGAGCCTGTTCCACTTCTATGGAGAGTTTAGCCATTGCCTCAATGATCGTGGATTCCGGCGGCGGCAAATATGCACTGGCGGGAACGTCCAGCCATAACTGTACGGTCGAGAAGCAGTTCCGCTATCCCACGGAATACGGCTCGCAAAAGCCTCCAACCGCCCAATACACCGTTACAGGCTCAGGCTGTGCGGTTATCGGCCGGGATGACGGCACGTCAGCAGGGCCGCATGTCGTTATGGCAACGATGGGCCGCATAATGGACCTGGGCCTCAAGGACCCTTTTAATATGGGGGCTGCTATGGCTCCGGCCGCTGCCGATACGATTACCGCGCATTTCCGCGACACTGCCCTTTCGCCCGGGTATTATGATCTGATTGTTACCGGAGACCTTGCCAGCGTAGGGCTGCCGATTGCCAAGGATTTGCTGGCCAAGGAAGGCATCCCCATGGAACAGACGGAATTCAATGACTGCGGCCTGCTGATCTATGATCTGGACAAGCAGAAATATGTAATCGCCGGGGGCAGCGGCTGTGGCTGCTCTGCAACGGTAACCTACGGGCATATCCTCAAGCGGATGAAAAAAGGAGAGCTGAAGCGGGTGCTGGTTGTAGCCACCGGCGCACTGCTCTCGCCGCTGTCTTACCAGCAGGGAGAGACGATTCCGTGTGTAGCCCATGCCGTAGCCCTGGAGATGGGGGGTGATGAAGCATGA
- the spoVAE gene encoding stage V sporulation protein AE — MIYLWAFLVGGAICVIGQLLMDVLGLTPAHTMSTLVVAGAAADAFGIYDPLVKFAGAGASVPITSFGNSLVHGALTELERDGWIGVVTGIFDVTSAGISSAIVFSFLAALVVRPKG, encoded by the coding sequence ATGATCTATTTATGGGCCTTCCTGGTTGGGGGTGCCATCTGTGTCATCGGCCAGCTGTTGATGGATGTGCTTGGGCTGACACCCGCCCATACCATGAGTACGCTTGTGGTGGCCGGAGCTGCCGCTGATGCCTTTGGCATATACGATCCGCTCGTAAAATTTGCCGGTGCCGGGGCGAGTGTGCCGATTACCAGCTTCGGGAATTCCCTGGTGCACGGGGCGTTAACCGAGCTGGAACGGGATGGCTGGATTGGAGTCGTTACCGGCATATTTGATGTAACCAGTGCAGGGATATCGTCCGCCATTGTATTCTCTTTCCTGGCCGCACTCGTTGTGCGCCCGAAGGGCTAG
- a CDS encoding methyl-accepting chemotaxis protein: protein MRNKIIICAFWVVALLGVIVAFQSSDLWITNAFVVPLSAVLTVLHLRKKGTLIIPWVFTVILGVLSVYLNQGEVNIPVALLFCSMLLFYPNYHYFAIAAGANAVNIFIQTVTGHSAGGANPDFLAYLGGFGMFVLISAVMLGVSIVNRKLFLRSELHRQEVEASGLQVEYLMERVKTAVDGLYAFTGNFKEEVEMVDAITNEVVIGFQEVSKGIEYQASSIADITESISVSDQHIRDVAGYSQEMKQLSSDTAEVSEQGSSNISLLTGQFAELREVMNNTSGQMQEFSERSLDMHTMLDGIMQISRQTNLLALNASIEAARAGEHGRGFAVVAGEVRKLAESSGQTADSISEVLASLRQQTEGLIAQFEQSLEILHMGSESAQNTEKVFQSIQTNANKVLAQAGDVEQSSAGMKHFSEKVVGEITEFSSVTEQSSAATEEILAGVEEQRNITHHMVESFKQLESLIVGLNELVSGEKADTKKE from the coding sequence ATGAGAAACAAGATTATCATCTGCGCTTTTTGGGTTGTGGCCCTGTTAGGCGTGATTGTAGCCTTCCAATCGTCAGACTTGTGGATAACAAATGCGTTTGTTGTTCCCTTGAGTGCCGTTTTAACCGTGCTTCATCTCAGAAAAAAAGGAACCCTCATCATTCCTTGGGTGTTTACCGTTATTCTTGGAGTATTATCCGTTTATTTGAATCAGGGTGAGGTTAACATTCCGGTGGCGCTGCTGTTTTGCTCGATGCTGCTGTTTTACCCGAATTATCATTATTTTGCGATTGCGGCGGGCGCGAATGCTGTTAATATTTTCATTCAGACCGTTACGGGACATTCAGCGGGTGGTGCCAATCCGGATTTCCTGGCCTACTTGGGCGGATTTGGCATGTTTGTGCTGATCAGCGCCGTCATGCTCGGCGTATCCATTGTGAACCGCAAGCTGTTCCTTCGCAGTGAGCTGCACCGGCAAGAGGTCGAAGCTTCGGGCCTGCAGGTGGAATATTTGATGGAACGTGTAAAAACGGCGGTAGACGGATTGTATGCTTTTACCGGGAATTTCAAAGAGGAAGTGGAGATGGTCGATGCCATCACCAATGAAGTGGTTATCGGATTTCAGGAAGTATCCAAAGGCATTGAATATCAGGCGAGCAGCATCGCGGACATCACCGAGTCCATTTCCGTGTCGGATCAGCACATCCGCGATGTGGCCGGCTACTCCCAGGAGATGAAGCAGTTGTCCTCAGATACGGCAGAGGTCAGCGAGCAGGGCAGCAGCAATATTTCCCTGCTTACGGGTCAATTCGCTGAACTGCGGGAAGTCATGAATAACACCTCCGGGCAGATGCAGGAATTCTCCGAGCGGAGTCTGGACATGCACACGATGCTCGACGGAATTATGCAAATTTCCCGGCAGACCAATCTGCTGGCATTGAATGCTTCTATAGAAGCGGCACGGGCCGGGGAGCATGGACGGGGGTTTGCCGTAGTGGCCGGGGAGGTGCGCAAGCTTGCCGAAAGTTCCGGACAGACAGCGGATTCCATCAGCGAGGTACTCGCCAGCCTCCGGCAGCAGACGGAAGGTCTGATTGCACAGTTCGAACAGAGCCTTGAGATTCTGCATATGGGCAGTGAATCCGCACAGAACACAGAGAAGGTATTCCAGTCCATCCAGACTAACGCCAACAAGGTGCTGGCACAGGCCGGGGATGTGGAGCAAAGCTCAGCGGGCATGAAGCATTTTTCCGAAAAGGTGGTCGGAGAAATTACGGAGTTTTCCAGTGTTACCGAGCAGTCCAGCGCCGCAACGGAAGAAATTCTGGCAGGAGTGGAGGAGCAGCGCAACATTACCCATCACATGGTGGAGAGCTTCAAACAGCTGGAGAGCCTGATTGTGGGACTCAATGAACTGGTTTCGGGCGAAAAAGCAGATACTAAGAAAGAATAG
- a CDS encoding AAA family ATPase has protein sequence MPVRQESMQIMNAVRNNLESCILGKSFEIELLLTALLAGGHVLIEDVPGTGKTQLIRALSRSMSGEYRRIQCNPDILPSDITGVSVYHPRDEMFHFRPGPVMTNILLADEINRATTKTQSALLEVMEERNVTVDGETYPLPHPFMLCATQNPIDFEGTYTLPEAQLDRFMLRISLGYPDADTEKNLLMSHQEGQPVDRLTPVTGMDQIAAIQEEIRSVYISDPVLNYLLDVVRQTREHPLVLLGASPRASLSFMMACKAYAFLQERDYVLPDDVKILTPYALGHRILLRPESRLDNVNVDTLLQKLLQSIHVPVTMRQ, from the coding sequence ATGCCCGTACGTCAAGAATCCATGCAAATTATGAACGCTGTACGCAATAATCTGGAATCCTGCATCCTTGGTAAATCATTTGAAATAGAGCTGCTGCTGACTGCTCTGCTTGCCGGCGGACATGTTCTGATCGAAGATGTGCCGGGAACGGGCAAAACCCAGCTTATACGGGCGCTGTCAAGATCCATGTCCGGTGAATACCGCCGGATCCAGTGCAATCCGGATATTCTGCCAAGTGATATCACCGGGGTGTCCGTCTATCATCCGCGCGATGAAATGTTCCATTTCCGTCCGGGCCCGGTCATGACCAATATTCTTCTTGCCGATGAGATCAACCGCGCCACCACCAAAACACAGTCTGCACTGCTTGAAGTGATGGAGGAACGGAATGTAACTGTGGATGGAGAGACGTATCCGCTTCCGCATCCGTTCATGCTCTGCGCGACGCAGAATCCGATTGACTTCGAGGGCACCTATACGCTGCCGGAAGCCCAGCTTGACCGCTTTATGCTGCGGATCAGCCTGGGTTATCCGGATGCAGACACCGAGAAGAATCTGCTGATGAGCCATCAGGAGGGCCAGCCGGTGGACAGGCTGACCCCCGTTACCGGCATGGACCAGATTGCCGCCATTCAGGAGGAAATCCGTTCCGTCTATATCAGCGATCCTGTCCTGAATTATCTGCTGGATGTGGTCCGGCAGACCCGGGAGCACCCGCTGGTGCTGCTCGGGGCAAGTCCACGGGCCTCGCTCTCGTTCATGATGGCCTGCAAGGCTTATGCGTTTCTGCAGGAACGCGATTATGTGCTGCCTGATGATGTAAAGATTCTGACCCCTTATGCCCTGGGGCACCGTATTCTGCTGCGTCCGGAGTCGCGTCTGGACAACGTCAATGTGGACACCCTGCTGCAGAAGCTGCTGCAGAGCATTCACGTGCCTGTCACGATGAGGCAGTGA